One Saccharomyces kudriavzevii IFO 1802 strain IFO1802 genome assembly, chromosome: 7 DNA segment encodes these proteins:
- the TDA10 gene encoding putative ATP-dependent kinase (similar to Saccharomyces cerevisiae TDA10 (YGR205W); ancestral locus Anc_5.132) yields MCDKSKEILDYTIEFLDKYVPEWFETGNKSPLFIFFSGPQGSGKSFTSIQIYDHLVEKYGDTKSVNFASIDDFYLTHEDQLKLNEQFKGNKLLQGRGLPGTHDMKLLQEVLNIIFNNDQHPDKKTVTLPKYDKSQYNGEGDRCPTGQKVKLPVDIFILEGWFLGFNPLLQGIDNNDLLTGDMVDVNAKLFMYSDLLWRNPEIKSLGIVFTTDDINNVYGWRLQQEHELLSKVGRGMSDEQVHAFVDRYMPSYKLYFNDFVHSEGLGSIATLTLGIDSDRKVYSTKTRCIE; encoded by the coding sequence ATGTGTGATAAGTCAAAGGAAATACTGGACTATACAATAGAATTCTTGGACAAGTACGTACCAGAGTGGTTTGAAACGGGGAACAAATCTCCcttgttcatttttttctcaggTCCACAAGGTTCAGGTAAAAGTTTTACAAGTATCCAAATTTATGATCATCTAGTGGAAAAATACGGGGATACAAAATCTGTCAATTTTGCCTcaattgatgatttttaCTTAACCCATGAGGACCAATTGAAATTAAACGAGCAATTCAAGGGCAACAAACTATTACAAGGACGTGGATTACCTGGTACTCATGATATGAAATTATTACAAGAAGTTTTGaatatcatcttcaataatGATCAACATCcagataaaaaaactgttACATTGCCCAAGTACGATAAATCCCAGTATAACGGCGAAGGTGATCGTTGTCCTACTGGTCAAAAAGTAAAACTTCCAGTCgatatcttcatcttggAAGGATGGTTTCTGGGATTTAACCCTCTTCTACAAGGTATTGACAACAATGACCTTCTCACTGGGGACATGGTTGATGTCAATGCCAAATTATTCATGTATAGTGATTTGTTGTGGCGTAATCCAGAAATCAAATCGCTAGGGATAGTATTCACTACCGATGACATTAATAACGTTTACGGTTGGCGACTGCAACAAGAGCATGAACTACTATCAAAGGTAGGGAGGGGGATGAGCGATGAACAGGTGCACGCATTTGTGGATAGGTACATGCCCTCCTACAAACTttatttcaatgattttgtTCATAGTGAGGGCCTAGGATCTATAGCCACATTGACTTTAGGGATTGATTCAGACAGAAAAGTATACTCCACGAAAACCAGATGCATTGAGTAG
- the MVB12 gene encoding ubiquitin-binding ESCRT-I subunit protein MVB12 (similar to Saccharomyces cerevisiae MVB12 (YGR206W); ancestral locus Anc_5.127), giving the protein MNNNVEELLRRIPLYNKYGKGFPQETVTRLQMPEFRLPPLQPTKDLLNPWFEECDNVTKVCQLHDSSSKKFDQWYKEHYMSKKPPGMAGNMLLSPSRKGNS; this is encoded by the coding sequence atgaacAATAACGTTGAGGAGCTACTACGACGCATTCCTCTGTACAACAAGTATGGTAAAGGTTTCCCACAAGAAACGGTGACTAGATTGCAAATGCCTGAGTTCAGATTACCACCATTACAACCAACAAAAGACTTATTAAATCCTTGGTTCGAAGAATGTGATAATGTCACCAAAGTGTGTCAGTTGCATGATTCTTccagcaaaaaatttgatcaGTGGTATAAAGAACACTATATGAGTAAAAAACCACCAGGGATGGCTGGAAACATGCTTTTATCTCCATCAAGAAAGGGCAATTCCTAA
- the CIR1 gene encoding Cir1p (similar to Saccharomyces cerevisiae CIR1 (YGR207C); ancestral locus Anc_5.126), which yields MSAKQQLRILVPVKRVVDFQIKPRVNKTLTGIETNGVKFSINPFDDIAVEEAIRIKEKNKNLVESTHAVSIGPAKAQDILRNCLAKGIDTCSLIDSAGKENIEPLAIAKVLKAVVEKKGSNLVLMGKQAIDDDCNNTGQMLAGLLNWPQATNAAKVEFLQNGRVQVTREIDDGEEIIEASLPMVITTDLRLNTPRYVGLPKLMKAKKKPIEKLDITKDFSDLNIEPQLKIISMEEPKTKPPGVKLNSVDELIEKLKEAKVI from the coding sequence ATGTCAGCGAAGCAGCAATTACGCATATTGGTTCCAGTGAAAAGAGTGgttgattttcaaatcaaacCACGCGTAAATAAGACGTTGACCGGCATTGAAACTAATGGTGTTAAATTCAGTATCAACCCATTCGATGACATTGCAGTCGAAGAAGCCATTAGAATtaaagagaagaataagAACTTAGTGGAATCCACGCACGCTGTATCTATTGGCCCGGCCAAGGCTCAGGACATATTAAGAAATTGTCTTGCAAAGGGTATAGACACCTGTAGCTTAATCGATTCCGCgggtaaagaaaatatagaaCCCTTAGCCATTGCCAAAGTCTTGAAAGCTGttgtggaaaaaaagggttCTAACTTGGTCTTGATGGGTAAGCAAGCAATTGATGACGATTGCAACAACACTGGTCAAATGTTGGCCGGTCTGTTAAATTGGCCACAAGCAACAAACGCAGCCAAGGTGGAATTCCTTCAAAACGGCAGGGTCCAAGTAACAAGAGAAATCGATGATGGTGAAGAGATCATCGAGGCCTCCTTACCGATGGTCATTACAACGGATCTGAGACTAAATACCCCACGTTATGTGGGACTGCCCAAACTGATgaaggcaaaaaagaagCCAATTGAGAAATTAGATATAACCAAGGATTTCTCCGATCTCAACATCGAGCCTCAGTTGAAGATTATATCTATGGAAGAGCCGAAGACTAAGCCACCAGGTGTGAAATTGAATTCTGTAGATGAATTGATCGAAAAGCTAAAGGAAGCTAAGGTCATCTAA
- the SER2 gene encoding phosphoserine phosphatase (similar to Saccharomyces cerevisiae SER2 (YGR208W); ancestral locus Anc_5.125) — MSKFVITCIAHGKNLPQETIDQIAKEIIKSSTKETSIKNIKKLSTRATDIFVEVAESVLQKTFRNELMCLIEGRDDVDLIVSADNEYRQAKKLFVFDMDSTLIYQEVIELIAAYAGVEKQVHDITERAMNNELDFKESLRERVKLLKGLQIDTLYDEIKQKLEITKGVPELCKFLHDKDCKLAVLSGGFIQFASFIKDQLNLDFCKANLLEVGAGGKLTGKTLGPIVDGQCKSETLLQLCNDYTVPVEASCMVGDGGNDLPAMAAAGFGIAWNAKPKVQNAAPCRLNTESMTDILYILGYTDDEIYDRQ, encoded by the coding sequence ATGTCTAAATTTGTCATTACCTGCATAGCCCATGGGAAAAACCTCCCACAAGAAACTATTGATCAGATCgccaaagaaattatcAAAAGCTCGACAAAGGAGACATCAATCAAGAACATTAAGAAACTATCAACGAGAGCTACTGATATATTTGTTGAAGTAGCAGAATCTGTTCTCCAAAAGACTTTCAGAAATGAGTTGATGTGCCTGATTGAAGGCCGTGACGATGTTGATTTGATTGTTTCCGCTGACAATGAATATCGTCAAGCTAAAAAGCTATTCGTTTTCGACATGGATTCAACATTGATCTACCAAGAGGTCATTGAACTTATTGCTGCATACGCTGGTGTTGAAAAGCAAGTGCACGATATCACAGAAAGAGCCATGAACAACGAACTAGATTTCAAAGAGTCCCTAAGGGAACGCGTCAAGTTGTTGAAGGGTCTCCAAATCGATACATTATATGACGAAATAAAACAGAAATTGGAAATTACCAAAGGCGTGCCTGAACTATGTAAGTTCTTGCACGACAAAGACTGTAAACTTGCTGTTTTAAGCGGCGGATTTATCCAGTTTGCCAGTTTTATCAAAGACCAGCTAAACTTAGATTTTTGCAAAGCAAACTTGTTAGAAGTAGGTGCTGGCGGAAAATTGACCGGTAAGACATTAGGTCCTATTGTAGACGGGCAATGCAAGAGCGAGACACTTCTGCAGCTGTGTAACGACTACACAGTTCCTGTTGAAGCGAGCTGCATGGTGGGTGACGGTGGTAATGACCTACCGGCCATGGCTGCCGCTGGGTTTGGGATTGCATGGAACGCCAAGCCAAAAGTACAAAATGCTGCGCCCTGCAGATTGAATACCGAGTCCATGACTGATATCCTGTACATCCTCGGCTACACTGATGACGAAATATATGATAgacaataa
- the TRX2 gene encoding thioredoxin TRX2 (similar to Saccharomyces cerevisiae TRX2 (YGR209C) and TRX1 (YLR043C); ancestral locus Anc_5.124), with amino-acid sequence MVTQLKSASEYDNALASGDKLVVVDFFATWCGPCKMIAPMIEKFAEQYSDAAFYKLDVDEVSDVAQKTEVSSMPTLIFYKGGKEITRVVGANPAAIKQAIASNV; translated from the coding sequence ATGGTCACTCAATTGAAATCCGCCTCTGAATACGACAACGCCTTGGCTTCCGGCGACAAACTGGTCGTCGTTGACTTTTTTGCCACATGGTGCGGTCCATGTAAGATGATTGCTCCCATGATCGAAAAGTTTGCCGAACAGTACTCCGATGCTGCCTTTTACAAATTGGACGTCGACGAAGTTTCAGACGTCGCTCAAAAGACTGAAGTCTCCTCTATGCCTACCCTTATCTTCTACAAGGGTGGTAAGGAGATCACCAGAGTCGTTGGTGCGAACCCGGCTGCTATAAAGCAAGCCATTGCTTCCAACGTGTAA
- the SKDI07G4620 gene encoding uncharacterized protein (similar to Saccharomyces cerevisiae YGR210C; ancestral locus Anc_5.121) has product MPRDPLIGIVGKPSSGKSTTLNSLTDAGAAVGAFPFTTIEPNQATGYLQVDCACSRFGKEDLCKPNYGWCSNGKRHIPIKLLDVAGLVPGAHSGRGLGNKFLDDLRHADALIHVVDVSGTTDAEGKNTRGYDPLNDIEWLQDEIRLWVEGNLKKRWGSIVRRHTATKSSIVDTLQAQFGGYGSHAPMIQKALDRLKGLPPLEKWDDEWITRVVRSFMVEKFPTVLALNKMDHPDADKNVSKIMLRYPDTKAVLTSAVTEVFLRKLKKQGFILYEEGTEFVDTYEDEPDKLKPLDDKILNRIENIRDLVLYRFGSTGVLQVLQAATDILGLIPVYTVKNIQTYTGGNGTNVFRDCFLVKRGTPVGKVARYIMGGEVTIASIETVGGVRVSEESLVQPGKNDILGFKIAPRST; this is encoded by the coding sequence ATGCCTAGAGATCCATTGATTGGTATTGTGGGTAAGCCATCTTCAGGCAAATCGACCACATTAAATTCTTTGACAGATGCAGGTGCGGCGGTAGGCGCGTTCCCTTTCACCACGATCGAACCTAACCAGGCCACCGGTTACTTGCAAGTCGACTGTGCTTGTTCCAGGTTCGGGAAGGAGGATCTTTGTAAACCTAACTACGGGTGGTGCAGCAATGGCAAAAGGCACATCCCCATCAAATTGTTGGATGTGGCTGGGTTGGTACCTGGTGCACACTCTGGCAGAGGGCTTGGAAATAAATTCTTGGATGATTTGAGACATGCAGACGCCTTGATCCACGTGGTTGACGTCAGTGGGACCACAGACGCAGAGGGGAAGAACACAAGGGGTTACGATCCATTGAATGATATAGAATGGCTGCAAGACGAGATCAGACTCTGGGTCGAGGGGAacctgaagaaaagatgggGCTCCATTGTGCGTAGACACACAGCCACGAAATCTAGTATAGTGGACACGCTGCAAGCACAGTTCGGTGGGTACGGATCACATGCGCCCATGATCCAAAAGGCACTGGACAGACTGAAGGGATTGCCACCATTGGAGAAATGGGACGACGAATGGATCACCAGAGTGGTCAGGTCCTTCATGGTGGAGAAGTTTCCCACCGTGCTGGCACTCAACAAGATGGACCACCCGGACGCCGATAAGAACGTCTCCAAGATCATGTTGAGGTATCCTGACACGAAGGCTGTGCTGACCAGTGCAGTGACAGAAGTGTTCttgagaaaattgaaaaagcaagGTTTCATACTATACGAAGAGGGCACGGAGTTCGTCGACACGTATGAGGACGAGCCAGACAAACTGAAGCCACTCGACGATAAAATCCTTAacagaattgaaaatatcagGGACCTGGTCCTATATAGATTCGGGTCCACCGGTGTCCTTCAGGTTCTGCAAGCAGCCACAGATATCCTCGGACTGATACCGGTGTACACTGTGAAGAACATCCAAACTTATACGGGAGGCAACGGGACCAACGTGTTTAGAGACTGCTTCTTGGTGAAGAGAGGCACCCCCGTCGGTAAAGTCGCCAGGTACATCATGGGTGGCGAGGTGACCATAGCAAGCATCGAAACCGTAGGTGGCGTGAGGGTCAGTGAAGAGAGTCTTGTCCAGCCTGGTAAAAATGACATCCTCGGCTTCAAGATCGCTCCAAGATCGACGTAA
- the ZPR1 gene encoding zinc finger-containing protein ZPR1 (similar to Saccharomyces cerevisiae ZPR1 (YGR211W); ancestral locus Anc_5.120) codes for MSEQKEDLFKPVGEAAAEIEDETMADGQEGDDGVKLTGAEDAMGHPVQEIESLCMNCGKNGTTRLLLTSIPYFREIIIMSFECPHCGFKNCEIQPASEIQEKGSRYSLKVECREDFNREVIKSETASCKFVELDIEIPAKRGQLTTVEGLLSEMIDDLSQDQEMRKSIDETLHNKIDNFIKKVRSYINCEPNTIPITFVLDDPAGNSWIEYKPGEPQHKWSHTQYVRTDEQNVQVGIITKDQLEQRRQEKLKQLASRERNPSESVKVGSANPQFLSDATDIENFNNEVQTFRASCPSCTHECETHMKPVNIPHFKEVIIMSTVCDHCGYKSNEVKTGGAIPEKGRRITLYCDDAADLSRDILKSESCSMVIPELHLDIQEGTLGGRFTTLEGLLRQIYEELESRIFTQTSDSMDEATKTRWIEFFAKLKEAIAGKVKFTVVMEDPLAGSYIQNVYAPDPDPNMTIEDYERTNEQNDDLGLSDIKVE; via the coding sequence ATGAGCGAACAAAAGGAAGACCTGTTCAAACCAGTCGGCGAAGCGGCTGCAGAGATCGAAGATGAAACTATGGCTGATGGCCAAGAAGGCGATGACGGCGTTAAGTTAACCGGTGCGGAAGATGCTATGGGACACCCAGTGCAAGAGATCGAGTCTCTCTGTATGAATTGCGGAAAAAATGGTACAACCAGGCTTCTGCTGACCTCCATCCCCTATTTCAGAGAGATCATTATCATGTCATTTGAATGTCCTCATTGCGGGTTCAAGAACTGTGAGATACAACCTGCTTCTgaaatacaagaaaagGGTTCTCGTTACTCCTTGAAAGTGGAGTGCCGTGAAGACTTCAACCGAGAAGTCATCAAATCTGAAACCGCCAGTTGTAAATTTGTCGAGCTAGATATTGAGATTCCTGCCAAGAGAGGCCAATTGACCACGGTAGAGGGTTTACTATCAGAAATGATTGACGATTTGTCACAAGACCAAGAAATGAGAAAATCCATAGACGAGACCCTTCACAACAAGATCGACAATTTCATTAAAAAAGTTAGATCCTACATCAATTGCGAACCCAACACCATTCCTATAACTTTTGTTTTGGATGACCCCGCGGGCAACTCCTGGATCGAATACAAGCCTGGTGAGCCTCAACACAAGTGGTCTCATACTCAGTACGTGAGAACCGATGAGCAAAACGTTCAAGTCGGCATTATTACAAAAGACCAGTTGGAACAACGtcgccaagaaaaattgaagcaGTTGGCCAGCCGAGAAAGAAACCCGTCTGAATCTGTTAAAGTCGGTTCAGCAAACCCACAGTTTCTTTCAGATGCCACTGACATCGAGAACTTTAACAACGAAGTGCAAACATTCAGAGCTTCTTGTCCATCGTGCACTCACGAGTGTGAAACCCATATGAAGCCAGTCAATATTCCACATTTTAAAGAAGTTATTATCATGTCTACAGTGTGCGATCATTGTGGATACAAATCCAACGAGGTGAAGACGGGTGGCGCCATCCCGGAAAAGGGGAGAAGAATCACCTTATATTGTGACGACGCGGCCGATCTGTCCCGTGATATCCTGAAGTCTGAATCATGTAGCATGGTCATTCCTGAACTACATCTTGATATTCAAGAAGGCACATTGGGTGGTAGATTTACCACCTTGGAAGGCTTGCTAAGGCAGATTTACGAAGAATTGGAGTCTCGTATTTTCACTCAAACTTCCGATTCCATGGACGAAGCAACAAAAACTCGTTGGATAGAATTTTTCGCGAAGTTGAAGGAAGCCATTGCCGGGAAGGTCAAATTCACTGTTGTCATGGAAGATCCGTTGGCCGGCTCGTACATACAGAATGTTTATGCCCCAGATCCAGATCCAAACATGACTATCGAAGATTACGAAAGAACAAATGAACAAAATGATGACCTGGGATTGTCCGATATTAAGGTTGAGTAA
- the SLI1 gene encoding N-acetyltransferase (similar to Saccharomyces cerevisiae SLI1 (YGR212W); ancestral locus Anc_5.119), with product MTICKKTKMKLKLSAIEKYFFQRSQLNLHSCFYVGIKLNELPEKGQIITALKSTVAKHERLTFNLIYDKLNNEHYLQNAAEPFVFGDVVAYHHDWDHLKETEINHIFQEHNFPYSEHKPLWKILIIPSQNQMLLMTDHVLMDGMSAVHVWETFMEGLQKQGPVGVDETIYSPLSGSSADQIISIPPYENWPIPWKWHIVRQLASRLYYWFPQAIVTNNKNLIQFTKYSFPKDLLDAKPTEENDLYKVKNTNRQWEFQLLPAHLESVIQECRTNNTSLTSLLGALVCSSFEKTARGDYNGEFLKIELPMNTRNSCKEVLQLQSDDELAIGNFIANIEFRHELHQDLGIWHIASQIQDVIKTSSKDKITDKVNEIKLLEVVSPQKFIEDKVNLNDGPSSTFEVTNLGLQAFKNACDTNLPFHIVNATFNEPQGISAIITLSVISTPAGGLNCCISYPNTLTKELEPNWKYIKEYFNL from the coding sequence ATGACAATCTGCAAGAAGACTAAAATGAAACTAAAACTATCTGCTATAGagaagtatttttttcagagaaGTCAATTGAATTTGCATTCATGTTTCTACGTTGGAATCAAACTCAATGAACTTCCTGAGAAAGGGCAAATTATAACAGCTCTTAAATCTACTGTGGCCAAACATGAGCGTTTAACTTTTAATTTGATTTACGACAAGCTAAACAATGAACATTACTTACAGAACGCTGCCGAGCCATTTGTGTTCGGTGACGTGGTGGCATATCACCACGATTGGGACCACCTGAAAGAAACCGAAATCAATCACATCTTTCAAGAACACAACTTTCCATATAGCGAGCACAAACCCTTATGGAAAATTCTGATCATTCCCAGTCAAAATCAAATGTTGTTGATGACAGATCACGTGCTCATGGATGGAATGTCAGCTGTCCATGTTTGGGAAACCTTTATGGAGGGATTACAAAAGCAGGGGCCAGTAGGTGTTGACGAAACGATCTATTCACCTTTATCAGGTTCATCGGCAGACCAAATAATATCAATTCCTCCGTACGAAAACTGGCCCATACCTTGGAAATGGCATATAGTACGCCAATTGGCTAGCAGGCTATATTACTGGTTCCCGCAAGCAATTGTAACcaacaataaaaacttAATTCAGTTTACTAAATACTCATTTCCAAAAGACCTATTGGATGCCAAGCCAACCGAGGAAAACGACTTATATAAGGTGAAAAATACGAACCGCCAATGGGAATTTCAGCTATTACCAGCACATCTTGAAAGCGTGATACAAGAATGCAGGACCAATAATACTTCCTTAACTTCCCTTTTAGGCGCCCTGGTATGTTCAAGTTTCGAAAAAACAGCTAGAGGTGATTATAACGGagaattcttgaaaattgaaTTGCCAATGAATACTAGAAATTCTTGTAAAGAAGTCTTACAACTACAGTCGGACGATGAACTCGCGATAGGGAATTTTATCGCAAACATTGAATTCAGGCATGAACTGCACCAAGACCTTGGAATATGGCACATCGCTTCTCAAATTCAAGACGTTATCAAAACCAGTTCCAAGGACAAAATTACAGATAAAGTTAACGAAATTAAGTTGCTCGAGGTTGTCTCTCCTCAAAAGTTCATAGAAGATAAAGTAAATTTGAACGATGGTCCTTCTTCTACTTTTGAGGTAACAAATTTAGGACTTCAagcattcaaaaatgcGTGCGATACCAATTTACCGTTCCATATCGTGAATGCTACGTTCAATGAGCCGCAAGGTATATCTGCTATAATCACATTAAGTGTGATCTCTACTCCCGCTGGTGGACTGAATTGTTGCATCAGTTATCCGAACACGCTAACCAAAGAATTGGAGCCTAATTGgaaatatataaaagaatACTTCAATTTATAA
- the RTA1 gene encoding Rta1p (similar to Saccharomyces cerevisiae RTA1 (YGR213C) and YLR046C; ancestral locus Anc_5.118), with amino-acid sequence MSKGDFELYRYKPEIGASILFTVLFALAAVVFVFLLIHYSVKSRRTVASLVRSQPTLRYYGIVNLAGAYIPFIFGSFVEFLGFAFRCKSSRDTTLLNPYIIQTVFLLVSPTLYAASIYMIFGRMASLLFAENLMIMPARFNTTIFVIGDVGSLLLQAAGGAMMSKISSASSGSHLVTAGLFIQIAFFGVFIINEFLFIFKMTKKPTTISVRSSSWKSLNIALLVDSFLILIRSIVRAVEFIQGYDGQIASHEWFLYIFDALPMFLLVLSFTVAFPFNNIFTIQEESVQAQKSARFDKDAYTKVDMASVEEDIVFKE; translated from the coding sequence ATGTCAAAGGGTGACTTCGAACTATACAGATACAAGCCCGAGATAGGTGCGAGTATACTTTTCACAGTACTCTTCGCATTGGCAGCAGTAgtgtttgttttcttaCTAATTCATTATTCCGTCAAGAGCAGAAGAACAGTTGCATCTTTAGTGAGATCTCAGCCCACATTACGGTACTATGGCATAGTCAATTTGGCAGGTGCTTACATTCCCTTTATATTCGGGAGCtttgttgaatttttaGGGTTCGCTTTTAGATGCAAATCCAGTAGAGACACTACGCTGTTGAATCCATACATTATTCAAACAGTTTTCTTGCTTGTGTCGCCGACACTGTACGCGGCTagtatttatatgattTTTGGTAGAATGGCCAGTTTATTGTTCGCAGAAAATCTGATGATTATGCCTGCCAGATTCAATACTACGATTTTTGTCATCGGTGATGTGGGGAGCCTTCTGTTACAAGCGGCTGGTGGTGCTATGATGTCCAAGATATCAAGCGCTTCGTCTGGTTCACATCTCGTAACCGCTGGTCTGTTCATTCAAATTGCGTTTTTTGGTGTCTTCATTATAAATGAATTCTTATTCATATTCAAGATGACCAAGAAACCAACCACCATATCGGTAAGAAGTAGCAGTTGGAAAAGTCTAAATATCGCTTTGTTGGTAGACAGCTTTTTGATTCTGATAAGATCGATTGTCAGGGCTGTCGAGTTTATTCAGGGTTATGATGGGCAAATCGCCTCGCATGAGTGGtttctttatatttttgaCGCATTGCCCATGTTTCTACTTGTACTAAGTTTTACTGTAGCTTTCCCGtttaataatattttcaCGATACAGGAGGAGTCTGTTCAAGCGCAGAAATCTGCAAGATTCGACAAGGATGCCTATACTAAAGTCGATATGGCTTCTGTCGAGGAAGACATTGTCTTCAAAGAGTGA
- the RPS0A gene encoding 40S ribosomal protein uS2 (similar to Saccharomyces cerevisiae RPS0A (YGR214W) and RPS0B (YLR048W); ancestral locus Anc_5.116): protein MSLPATFDLTPEDAQLLLAANTHLGARNVQVHQEPYVFNARPDGVHVINVGKTWEKLVLAARIIAAIPNPEDVVAISSRTFGQRAVLKFAAHTGATPIAGRFTPGSFTNYITRSFKEPRLVIVTDPRSDAQAIKEASYVNIPVIALTDLDSPSEFVDVAIPCNNRGKHSIGLIWYLLAREVLRLRGALVDRTQPWSIMPDLYFYRDTEEVEQQVAEEATTEEAGEEEAKEEVTEEQAEATEWAEENADNVEW from the exons ATGTCCTTACCAGCTACTTTTGACTTGACTCCAGAAGACGCCCAACTATTGTTGGCTGCTAACACTCACTTAGGTGCTAGAAACGTTCAA GTTCATCAAGAACCATATGTCTTCAATGCTAGACCAGATGGTGTCCACGTTATTAACGTTGGTAAGACCTGGGAAAAATTGGTCTTGGCTGCCAGAATCATCGCTGCCATTCCAAACCCAGAGGACGTTGTTGCCATCTCTTCCAGAACTTTCGGTCAAAGAGCTGTTTTGAAGTTTGCTGCTCACACTGGTGCTACTCCAATTGCCGGTAGGTTCACCCCAGGTTCCTTCACTAATTACATTACCCGTTCTTTCAAGGAGCCAAGATTAGTTATTGTCACCGACCCAAGATCAGATGCTCAGGCCATCAAGGAAGCTTCTTACGTTAATATCCCAGTCATTGCTCTAACTGACTTGGACTCACCATCAGAATTTGTCGATGTCGCCATCCCATGTAACAACAGAGGTAAGCATTCCATCGGTTTAATCTGGTACTTATTGGCTAGAGAAGTCTTGAGACTAAGAGGTGCTTTAGTCGACAGAACCCAACCATGGTCTATCATGCCAGATTTGTACTTCTACAGAGACactgaagaagttgaacAACAAGTTGCTGAAGAAGCCACCACTGAAGAAGCtggtgaagaagaagccaAGGAAGAGGTTACTGAAGAACAAGCTGAAGCCACCGAATGggctgaagaaaatgctgaCAACGTCGAATGGTAA
- the RSM27 gene encoding mitochondrial 37S ribosomal protein mS33 (similar to Saccharomyces cerevisiae RSM27 (YGR215W); ancestral locus Anc_5.115), whose protein sequence is MSVPKARLLKVAELSAKIFDQNFNPTGVRTGSKILNERLKGPSVASYYGNPDILKFRHLKTLYPDIEFVDLQEQYRLSMVEAKKRRGKGAPKKMKKDAAAKGKGKKKK, encoded by the coding sequence atgagCGTGCCCAAAGCGAGACTGCTAAAAGTAGCGGAATTATCTGCCAAGATATTTGATCAAAATTTTAACCCAACTGGCGTTAGAACAGGTTCCAAGATCTTAAATGAACGACTAAAAGGTCCTTCAGTGGCGAGTTACTACGGAAACCCGGACATTCTAAAGTTCAGACATTTGAAGACATTATATCCCGATATTGAATTTGTAGACCTTCAGGAACAATATCGATTATCTATGGTCGAAGCAAAGAAACGTCGTGGTAAAGGTGCTccaaaaaagatgaaaaaggACGCAGCTGCGAAAGggaaaggaaagaagaaaaaatga